A segment of the Panacibacter ginsenosidivorans genome:
CACGGCAATATCATTGCCCTTGCCCTGCTTTTGCACCACAGCGTTTGAAGTTTTCTGTTCTTTGCTTTTTGCCTGTTGCTTTTCCTTTACGCGTTCCGGGTATTGGAGATCGAGTATTTTCTCCAGGACCGTGTCCAGCTGCCTGATATCCGCGTTATCCCCTTCGCCACTCTTCATGACATGCAGCATGTTTTCGAGGCGGTCCATATCAGGGTTTGATTCCGGGCGCTGTGGGTAGCTCTTGAACCGTCGTTCGTTACCCGCGTAACTGCGATCAGCAGTAGAAGACTTATTCATCGTCGCTTCCAGTTGCGCCAGCTTTTTCAATAAGTTTTGCTCCGCTGCTTTTGAACGGGAATCACTGCCATTACTGCCTTGTAATGCATCGTCGCCTGTCAAACCTTCCTGGTGATACTGACCGGCATATCGATCCGTCAGTGTTTTGATCTGGCGCAAACTGTATCTACCGGTATCTCCCGGAAATTTTAAATCCCGCATATCCTTTTCATAGGCTTCTTTTAATTTTTGCGAATCCTTTTGCGCCATGTCATAGAAACTCATTTTATTCAAACCCTTATCGGCTTTGAGTTTGGCGTCGGGTAACTTTGTGTTGAGCCCCGCTTTGGCGGCAAGCGTTGCTGACGGTTTTCCTTTACCGCCACCGAGTGCCCAGAACGCCATCGTCAAAAACGGCACGATCAAAACGGGCATCACGAGCAGGAACTTTCTTTTGCGTAAAACTTGTTGGGATTGTTCTTTCATCACACACCTCCTTCATCACTTTTATTTTTGTAATTGGTAATAGTCTTCGACTTTTTGCAGGCTGTCTTTTATACCGGGATGGGTTTTGACAATGCTGTCGTATTGCTTTTGACCGGTGCTGTCTTTTGCAAGACTGTCGAGATAGAGCTTGAACCTGTGAATACGGCTATAGAGTTCAACCGGGATCAACGCATTTGCCTGCGGGTGTTTCTCATCGGTTTTCTGAACCGGCAAATGCACCGGTTCAATTTTGATAGCTACATCCTGGGATGCGCGGAAAGGTGACAACAACAACCAGGTGCTATACAGCACGCATACGGCACAAAAGACGTACAGCAACCGGCGCTTCTTCGCAACCGGTAACGGGTTGATCTTCCTGTCCAGCCATTGCGCGCAACGCTTTTTTATCTTGTTGATGACCAACAGCCATTTACCCGCCAGCTTTTGCCTTGCCTGTACCGCCCGGTTGTAGGCTTTCGACTTTTTCATCGGTCACGGTTTTCTGTTTTCAAATCATGGTTATCGAGTATCTTCCATTTCTCCACCAAAAAGCCATGCGGATTGTTGTCACTCCGTTCCACATTCCGCAGATATCCCTCGCTGACGAGGTTACGGGTAATGATCGTCGTCGGGCGGATGATCTTTTCCTTTGCAAAACATTTGAAATAAAACGGGTAATTATTGATGTCCACCTGTACACTGTCAAAACTGATCTCCTGGCTGATATTGCCCGAGATCAAATTGACGTAATAGGCATTCTCTTTTAGTGCATCGTATTGCTGCTTGGCGGAGTTATCCGCGAGATAAAGGGCCTTCGTGATATTTGCCTGCACCACTTTTTCATCCGGATCAAGGGTGAAGAAATAGTAGTGAAACATCCGGACATGGTCCCTTGCCTCTACCGGCACATTTTCTTTTCTTTCGGACGCAAAGGCTTCGAGTATTTTGCCGTTCGCAAGTATGTAGATCTTCTGTTGCATCATCCGCACTGTTTGCTGCGATGCATACAACGCGTACACCGTGATCGTGAGACACGCAACGATCAGGAACAGCGAGAAGGTTTTAATATGCCTGAACGCCGTGTCTATATTTTTCATTTGTCTGAACATCCTTCACACATTTTCATTTTCACAATCCTATTTACCACCCACCTTACCCATATCATTGCCCAGGTCCCGCAAGAACTGTGTTCCTGCCGCACCCGTCATCGAAACGGCATCACCTGCAGCAGAGGAACTCATGTTCGTAGTCTTCACCAGCAATGCATTGTGCCCGCCTGCCTGCACGATCCAGTTCGCTACCGTTGGCACGGTGAAATAACTCACGATGCCGATGACCATAAAGATCAGGTAGCCTGCATCGGTGGAACTAAAGAAGGTATCACCGGTAGCCTGCACCTGGTCAATATCGATCTGCAGCATGTTCTCCTGTATCTTACTGAGTACCGTACCCAGGATGTTCGCCACGGGCAACCATAAAAAGATATTGATATAGCGCGCCAGCCAGCTCGTCAAGGTGTGCTGGAAACCGTCAAAAACCGACAATCCGAAAACCAGCGGCCCGAGGATCGAAAGGATTACGAGGATAAAGGTGCGGATCGTGTTGACGCAGAGCGCCGCCGCCTCGTAGAGGATGTCAAGCACGTCCGCCATCCATTGTTTAATCGCGTTGCGGAAATTATACGACGCCTTTGCCAGCGCAAACTTGATATCATTGCCGATCACATCGGTCCAGCTCTCATCATCGACGGTTTCCCCGGGGTACGTGTATTTGTACCATTTGTCATAGTCACCCGAACCCGTTTCACCAACATACATCTGCCAGTACTCGGTCTGTTTCACCGCTTCTTCTTTTTGCTGCAGGAGTGTGGCAACGGCTTTCTGAGAGTCCTCCAGCATCGCATTGGTACCGGATACCGTAGGTTCCATCACACCGCGGATCAACCCGATCACACCGCTGAAAAAACCAATTGCGATGCAGATCGCAAAGGGCCGCAGCAACGGATAAAAATCAATCGGCTCGGCATTGGCGAGCGAACGCCAGACCCTGGAAGCGATATACCACAAGGCCGCAAAGCCGGCGATACCACGACCCACATCAATGAGATTCTCACAGAGCGGGATCATTTCATCATAGATATTATCCAGTACCGATTGCATGCTGTGGATACCATCCGCAACAGCGCCGTCATCCTGCGCAAACAACAATACCGGCATACAAATCACTGCTATCGTACTGATAGCCTTTACACACATTTTCATACATCACTTATTTTGGAAGCCCGAACAATATTTTATTCTTCTCTATATTCCACCATTCATTTTTCCGTTGCGCTGCCAGCACGGAGGTACCGCCATTAAAATGTTGCAGGAACAGCAGTTTATCCTGCACTTCATTGTAGATGCGGTCAATACCTTCCAGTCTTTCTTCGTCACTCATCCGTAGCTGTTGCGCGGTAATGATTGTCAACAGGTCTTCTACATTTTTTGCACTCGCATCGAGCAGGTTGTTATATACCGTGCTCATATAATCCAGTTCTTCCGGCGAAAACATGTCTGATGCCTGGAAGTTCTTAACAGCATTGCCTGCCGTTTTTACGATCAGCGATTCGTAGTAAAAAATATCCGCAACGCGTTTATAATTTTTCACCACGGGATTTACTTCGAGCAGGCTGTTGAGGAAATCATTGTGCAGGTTGAAATTCCCTTCCGATATGTCTTTGATGGCGCCATAGCCATTGGACAGGATCTCATAGCCTTTATACATGTCACTCAGGATGCCTTTCAATTGCGCCAGCTTCTCAATATCCAGCAGCAATTGCTGTATCTCGTATTCCTGCGCCCTCGCTTTGAATGAGCCGGCGAAGAAACAAAGCGCAATTATCATCACGGTCCACTTTTTCATCACTCACTATTTGATATTGTATAACTTTTTCACCCTGTCCGTTTCACTCTGCTGTTTGATACGCTGGACAGATAACATTTGCGCCTGTTTGCTGAACGATTGTACAAACGCATATTTGTCCTGCAGCGAAGCATACATCACTTTGATGTTTTGCAGACGCTCATCATCGGTCATTTGCAGTTCACCATCCATTATAAATGTGGTGAGTTGATCGAGATCAGCCGCAGCGCCGTTGATGATATTGTTGTAAACACGTTGCAGGTATTCCTTTTCCGCATCCATAAAAAAATCATTCGCTAAAACCTGTGTCGTACCTGCTTTTGCAGCCGCCTCAATTTTGGTGGCCAGCACGACGGCATCTGCCACATAAAAAGAAGCTGCAATAACAGGGTTTACAATCTTCAGCGAATCAAAATGACCTTCATGCAAAAAGAAATCGCCGTGTTTAATGTCATTGATCGTATTGATCCCTTCCTTCGCGATACTGTATCCCTTTTCGAGGTAACCGGCATAGACCTTTAACGCACCGATCTGTTCCACGAGGTATTTGATCTGGGTCTTTTTCTGCTGGAACCATTCCGCAATTGTTTGCGCATGTAAGACCTGTACCGCGAAACACAAGAACAACAATATCATTATCCGCTTCATAAAATATTATATAAGCACTTATACATTTATTCCAGACCGTATAATTTCTTCACGACATCCACATCGCTTTGCTGTTTCGCCCTTTGCAAACTCATGATGATATTTTGCTGGTTGAACTGTCGCAGGTCGTCGAAGTTGGTATCAATATCTGCAGCGACATTGCTGATGATGGCGAGCCGCGCCGCGTCGCTCATTTGCGTTTCAAAAGAATTGATAACGATAAAGATCGCGTCTAGGTTTTTGATGCTTTGATCGAGTATGCCACTGTACACTTTTTCCATGTATGCGATCTCGTCCGCTGTAAAATTTTTATCCTGTTTGAACAGTGCAAATGCTTTCTCATATTCTGATACGATGAGCTTTTGTTTGTCAATGATCTCCTTTACCTTGTAGTAATAGCTGATAACAGCTTTTACTTTTCGCAACTCGTCAAAGTAATCCGCATACAAATCCTTTTGCTTGTCTACCCAATCCGTGATCTCATCCAGCTTCAGCTTCGACATTTCATTCTCGATCGTCTTCTGCGCATTCTGCAACCAGATCGTCTTTGTCTGCAAACGCTGGATCATCAGGTCCACCGCTTTGATGACCTTGATCACTGCCTCCCTGATGATCTGTATGATGGGAATAGCGGCGGCCTGTGTTTTTGCCACCGGCATGGCCGCAAGCATTAACACCAAACACAGCAACAACAACTTCTTTTTCATAACCTCATGCTTTTGCTATTTTCTGATAGGCATTATTGCCCAGCAGCATCATTTGTTTGACCGGGTGGAATGAACATTCGCGCCCGTGATTCAGTTCCACCAGTTGACGGGTGGCGGCATTGTACACCGCGTACCATTCTTCGTTTTCATGCGTCTGCGTGGCGGGTGCCGGGTTAAAAAGGTATTCTTTAACCACCGTTCTTTTTACCTGGTACAGTTCCGTTAGCAAATCGACCTGTTCGATGCGGATGATGTCCGTCTCCTTACTGAATTCAAATTGCCGTTCCCGCTGGTAAACACCTTCCATATACAGTACCCTGCTGACCTCGCGCAATGTCCTGTTGCAACCCAGCAGCCACATGCATTTTAGCTTTGTAAAAACATCCCATTTCATGATTTCTATTTTATGGTTGATAATTGTGTCATTTATTGTTAATATCCCTGATCAATGCCCTGATACCGTTTTCCACACTGCCCTGTTGCTGCGCATACTCCATTACTTTTACTCTTTCCTTTCCGTCGGTAGTGAACGCATAATATTCTTCGGGACAGAGCTCGTTCTTATACACTTTGGTGACCTGCCCGCCGAGGTCGATAAAGATTTCCCGGTTATCCTTATTCACCGATAACAAAATGGTCTTTGCTTTTTCGGACAACCCCAGTACATCCTGCAGCTTGTCAAACTTGTTCATGAACTTGCGCATGTCCATCAGTATCTTGATATCGGCGTTGTTGATGATGGCGTCCTTGATGATGGGTGAGCTGATGAGGTCATCGAGTTCCTGTGTAATGACACCGGGAATGCCATTGAATTTGCGGATCGTTTTGAAGGCATATCGTAAGAACTCCGCCATACCGCTTTTGGCGATGGCTTTCCACGCCTCATCGATCATCAGCACCTTTCTCTTGCCCGCCAGCTTGCGCATTTTGGAAATGAACATTTCTGTTATCGCCAGGGTCACCACCGGGAAAATGATCGGGTGGTCTTTACAGTTGTCCAGTTCAAAGACGCAAAAGGGCTGGTTTAAAATGTCCAGTTTCTCGGTGGCGTTGAGCAGGAAATCAAATTCACCGTTTTTGTAATAGGGACGCAGCACATACAGGAAATTATTGACATCAAAATCCCGGTCTTTTACATTGTGGCCTTTCAGCACTTCCAGGTAGTTGGTCTGCAGGTATTCATAGAAAGTATTGAAGCATGGAAATACATTTGTTGCTGACTGCAGGTAATCGTAATACCCGCTCAACGCGTTGGAGAGTGCGACGTATTCGCTACGGTTAAAGCTTTCATTTTCCTGCTTCCAGAGCGTAACCAGCAATGCTTTGAGACTTTCCTTTTTCTCGCTGTCCATAAAGTCCCCCGGCGGCAGGTAAAAGGGATTGAACTTGATCGGGTCTTTTTCTTCGTAGGTGAAATAATAACCACCCACCAGTTCACACAGCCCTTTGTAACTGCCACCGATATCCACCGTCACGCAATGCGCGCCCTGCTCATACAGCGAATGCAGGATATGATTTACCGTCATGCTTTTGCCCCCACCAGACGTCCCGCAAACGAGCATTCCCATGTTGGAAGTGATGCCCGCTTTGCGCGGCGCATCAAACATATCAAGGAAAACGGGTCGCCCGTTGAGCCGGTCACAAAAACGAATCCCATCCTTTGGCGGATCACTGCGGTAATTGGTTTCCAGGGCGAGGAAGCAACAGGCCTGTTCCGCGAAGGTGTCAAAGCAATCATTCGATGGAAAATCACCGGCGTTACCCGGCATACAGGCCCAGAACTGCTGCGGTGCACCGCTGACCTCCTGTTTGGCTACCGCATCGATCTGCGCCATGGCAGAAGACACTTTGTTCTTCAGGTCTTTCAACTCCACGGGATCATTGCTCCAGGCGATGATGTTGAAATGCGCCCTGACCGGCATCCGCTGCGCACCAATGGCTTCGTTCAGGAAATCATTGGTGGCATCACGTGAAATCGCATTTTCCCGCGAGTATGCGGATAGCGATTGCAACCGCAGCCTTTTACTTTCCAGTTTCTTTAAGGTCACCTGCGCATCCTCGATAAATATGAACTGGTTGTAGATATGATTGCAAAACAGCAGCAGCCCCATCGGTGCGGCAAACCCCAGCGGGAACCTTGTCCGGTCTGTAGAGTATTTGTCATAGGTCATGCGTGCACCGCAATGCGCCGGTAAATCCTGTACATCGGCCAGCGAATAGATCTGGCAGGACAGGTCGCCCACCCTGATCTCTTCCGCGAAACTCAGCTCTCTTAACACCTGTACTTCGCCGGGTGTATTCAGGTTGCAATACTTTTCGATAATGCCTGCTTGCTTTTTCGTACCTGCGAGTTCATTATCTTTTAGCCGCCGCAACTGCATAAACCCACTGTCTTTTAAGATCCTTTCAAATTGCCCGACCGTTTCGAGGAAATCATGCAGCAACTGCGGCTGGACCGTTTCCACCGGCACGATGGTTTTCTTCAGCAACCCGGAATACATGGATGTAACCGCTCTGCGGTTCGCCGGCTTCTTTGTCAGGTAAATAAAGCAGGAATGATGCAGGTAAGACCTGCCGTTGAAGTATCGTTGGCTGCTGTCCGCGAGGAAACCGCCACCGTTTGCCTGGCTCTTATACCTGTCTTGCGTATACCAATCCTGCTTATGAAAGATGCATTGCTTGGGCAACACCCGGATCGCCTTGATTAATGCCTGGTGGACCGCTTCATAGTCTTCCTCAGAAAGTGTGAAGATCTCCGGCAGCGTCACCTCAAACGCGACGGTGATATCTCCCTGCTTTGATAAAATGCAATCGTGTTCCACGCCCATAATGGGCAGTATGTCTTCCAGTGTTCTTTCCATCACTTATGCTTTCTTCACTAACTGAATAAATGTTTGTCTCGAATAGGACTTGATGACTGTTGGAACGGACCGGCGCGCTATTTTCTTCATGATCCCATGCTCACCATACGTACGGCTGGTGCGGTACACTTTGAAAAAAAGCAGCCCGGTGAGTAAGCCAACGACTGCGATACAGATAAATGGATTGATACCGATAATATATAGCGCCGCAAACAGTATCAGTAACAACAGCAGCCCACCGGCGAGGTACCAGATGTATTGTGCCTTCAGCCCGCGAAACTCAATGGGTTTGTTGATCCCTTTGTTGACCTGGTATACACTTGCCATAAACACCCGGTTTTATAATCCAAAGAAGCTGCGGAGCACTGTGGCCACGATCACGAGGAAAATACAACTCCCAAACCACGCCGCCGCCACGCGTCCCGTATCGGGCTCACCCGCATTCCACTTGTTATACACTTTCACAGCGCCGATCAACCCGACCACGGCCCCGATCGCATACATAAGGTTGGTTCCATCGTCGAAATATCCACGCACCATGTCATTGGCGTCCTGTATACCCTGGTTGCCGTCCTGCGCCAGTACTTTTGTCGTTGCTAAAACCGTCGCGATCATCACGCAGGCACACACGATGCCCTTTCTGCTTATAAAGCAGTTCGCTCTCCACTTTTTCATACTTCACTATGCTTTATTTGATTAAGCTCTTTCTATCGCCCTCGTGTAGTGCTTCCGGCAACCTCCCCGTGAGGGGAGGTGCGGAAGCTGCGCCACCACCCTTAACTCAACCACAACTTGTCTAGCTCACCGGCACGCAGGTGAATGGCGCACTTGTTCTTACATTCCACCATGATCACTGTATTAATCTCACGCTGATAACGTGTGTTATTCAATTGCGGGTAATCCTTTATGCGTTGCTGTAACCCAAAGCACAGCTCTTCTTTTACATAGCCTTTGTCGGCTGCCTGCATAATAAACGCTTTCACAGCTTCAGCCAGGTCATGAGCAAAAGGAATGAGGTTCTCATCTTCATCCTCACTGTTATCTTCCTGTTCTGTCGATGTTGATAAATCCGTATGGTGTGATGCCGCATTACGTACAACCGGCAACACCCATCTTTTTCTTTTGGCCAGCAACACTATCTCTTTGCGGTAGAATAATAGTAAGATGGAGCACTCATACAATACGGTAAGGATGACGATGATTTTCCAGTATTCACTCCAGGAGATTTGTTGTAACATGGCGTTTGATTTTCTTACACAAAGATGCCATGCTGCGAAAGGGCGTTTTCACACCGCGAACCGTATTCGGAAATATTTTTTTTGAAGGTGTTTTTGGGCTGTATGCTTGCGGTATGCTAACGAAATGAAGGGCAAATGGCTGGAATCGCCATACAGGTGTGGCATTATTAAAATAAATACACAACACGAACCGTATACGGTAATACTTTTTTGAAGGGCTCCCGAAGCATCGGAAGGGCAGTTTGACAGTTACCCGGGTCACTCTACGACCGAATCATAATAACTTTCCCCGGGTATTTTATTGCCATGCAAACCGTTCAGCATAGCGATCTGGCCGACATGGGTTGTCATGTCCAGGATAGGTCCCTGAAGCAGCTTTTTACTGGTATCTACGTCAATTGCTCTCAGTTGCAAAACAGTTGCTAAGTCCTCCAGGCCACGCAGCAATCGTTCCCGTTCTCCTTCAAAATCCAATGCGTTGGGGTAAGCTACATTGAAATGTCCTTCGGTAAGCAGCGACCGCGATTTGACTGCGAGATCGAACATGTGACGGATGATCTCATTCGGGGTCCTTGCAGGAGTGCTGATGGCAAAGTTGCCAAAATCCGCTTTTGAACCCATGGTAGCTTTGCTAAAGCGGTACGCGATCGCTTTGACAGCATGTACCAGCAGTTGATTTTGTATCTCCACAAAAAGAAAATTTTTTGCTTATTAAAGTATGCTGCCAGGCTAATCAAATTTCCTCATTCCATTTTTCAGGCCGGCCTCCCGCAGCATTGGATGTTATATTCAGGCCCATAATGAGAAATTCCACGTCTCCGTGTGCGTTGGGACAATGTTCTACGCCCTTTGGAACAATAAACATTTCATGGGGATAGAGTTCAACATTGCGATCCCGCAGCTGTATCGTAAGGTGTCCCTTATAAACAATAAAGAGTTCATCCTGGTCATCATGATGATGCCAGTTTATTTCGCCGGTACCTTTAGCCAGCTTGATCAGTTGCCCGTTGGCTTCACCAATGATCTTCTGGCTCCAGTATTTACTGATGGTTGATAATTCTTCCGGGATATTTACTTTTCCGGATGGAGTGCGTGCTGTTGTTACATTGTTGTGCATGGTATCATGTTTAATAGGTGAATCGTCTGGAAGGATAAGCTCTAGCAAAGCGATAGAGAGGTTCCGGTGCTGCAGCGGCAACTCCGGGGAATCGGGCGTAGTATAGTTTTCAATGAACCGGAAACCATAGCTTTTATAGTAGGAGATAATCTTGGCATTGTCCGCCCAGGTATCCATACGGATATATTTTCTTTTCTTTTCCCGGGCAAATTGTACTGCCCAGTCCAGGACTTTTTGAAATACCTGTTGCCCGCTGAATTGCCGGTTCAATACGATGCGGTGCAAATAAATGGCATCGGATTTTTCCATTGCTCTCCAGATCAGTGCGTCGGTATAGCAAATGCTGAATATGCAGACGATGACCCCTGAGCTGGTTATTTTGTATAAAAGCTCTTGCTCAATATCACTTTTTATAAAGGCTTTATCGTAACTGTTCCAGCCGGTATAATGATTCTTTTTTTGAAAAGCAATGGCTGCTTCAAAAAGCTGGCAAACGTCCTCCAGGTCATCCGGCGTTGCAGGCGTGATAAAATATTGCATAGCAGGTTTATTTGTTGTCATTTATTATTCAGGTTGCTGTGCTTTACGCTGTAGACAAAATAGATAATGATCCCTGCCACACTCCAGACAAGCAAGCGCACCCAGGTGGATGCATCGAGGCTGAACATCAGCAGGATATTAAAACCCAGCCCAAGACCAGCAACCAGGGGCAGGTACTTTACTTTATAAGGCCGGTGGAGGTCAGGCTGCTTTTTCCGCAGGACCAGCACCGCCGCACAAATCATGGCAAAGGCGAGCAACGTACCGATACTGGTCATTTTGGTCGCTTTCTCGATTGGCGTGACGGCAGCCACAAGTGATGCGATGGCACCAACGAGTACAGTGCTTTTCCAGGGCGTCTTAAAGTTGGGATGGATAGCCGCAAATAGTTTGGGTGGCAGCAGTCCGTCCCTGGCCATATTCAGGAATATCCGGGTTTGCGAGAGCAACATCACCAGCATCACAGAGACCAGGCCTATCACCGCGGCAATGGTGATCAGCAGGGATGCCCAGGCAAGGCCAACCGAACTGAACGCCGAAGCAACCGGCGCACCCAGGTCGAGGTCGGTATATTTTGTCATCCCGGTCAATACCAGCGAGACAAGAATATACAGCGTCGTGCAAACGATCAGCGAAAAGATAATGGCGAACGGAATATCTTTTGTCGGATTGACCGCTTCCTGTGACTGGGTGGAAACGGCATCAAATCCGATGAAGGCAAAGAAAACAATACCGGCAGCAGTCAGTACCCCTGACAGGCCATAATGACTGGCACCGGAACTGTCAACTACTTTGGCCGGGATAAAAGGTTGCCAGTTGTCAGTATTGATATAAGCGACCCCTGCTATCACGACAAATAAAACCGCCGCTACCTTCAGGGAAACAATAAGATTATTGGTCCGTGCGGACTCTTTTATGCCACGGACAAGGATATAGGTAACAACCCAGACGATGAGCGCGGCGGGAAGATTCAGGGAAAAGAGCGGGGGGACGGTGCCGGCTTTCAGGGCTGCTTCGCGGGCGGTAAAGGGGTCATTCAGCAACCAGGCAGGCAGGTTGGGAATACCCGCAAGCTTCAGTAGTTTACTAAAATACGTTGACCAGCTGACCGCAACAGTGGTGGCACCCATCATGTATTCAAGGATCAGGTTCCAGCCAATAAACCACGCAAAGAACTCGCCGATGGTACCATAGGAATAAGCATAGGCAGAGCCGGAAACTGGTAAAATGGAGGCAAACTCCGCATAGCAGAAAGCCGCAAATAAACAACCGGTTCCTGCCAGTACAAAGGAAAGTGCCAGGGCGGGTCCGGCATACTGGTTGGCCGCTACACCCGTCAACACAAAAATACCGCCGCCTATAACGGCCCCAACGCTAATTGCGGTGAGTTCCCATTTGCCCAGCGTTCTGTTTAACTGGCTTGTTTTGATGTCCTCGCGATAAGCCTCCAACGGCTTTTTTCTGAATAGTTTGCTGATATGCATGACCAGGGATTGGTTAAAAGGATAGTGCAAAGTCAACGGCAGCCTCTGCATGAAGCTGCGTTGTATTAAAAACGGGAACGGTGAAATATTCCTGCCCGATCAATAAGGGAATCTCCGTACAGC
Coding sequences within it:
- a CDS encoding APC family permease; protein product: MHISKLFRKKPLEAYREDIKTSQLNRTLGKWELTAISVGAVIGGGIFVLTGVAANQYAGPALALSFVLAGTGCLFAAFCYAEFASILPVSGSAYAYSYGTIGEFFAWFIGWNLILEYMMGATTVAVSWSTYFSKLLKLAGIPNLPAWLLNDPFTAREAALKAGTVPPLFSLNLPAALIVWVVTYILVRGIKESARTNNLIVSLKVAAVLFVVIAGVAYINTDNWQPFIPAKVVDSSGASHYGLSGVLTAAGIVFFAFIGFDAVSTQSQEAVNPTKDIPFAIIFSLIVCTTLYILVSLVLTGMTKYTDLDLGAPVASAFSSVGLAWASLLITIAAVIGLVSVMLVMLLSQTRIFLNMARDGLLPPKLFAAIHPNFKTPWKSTVLVGAIASLVAAVTPIEKATKMTSIGTLLAFAMICAAVLVLRKKQPDLHRPYKVKYLPLVAGLGLGFNILLMFSLDASTWVRLLVWSVAGIIIYFVYSVKHSNLNNK